DNA from Asticcacaulis sp. ZE23SCel15:
AGATGCATTTGGCCACACGCCCGCTCTCGTCGACTGGGTCTGTGGCGTTTGATACGGCCGCTGGCGGGGTTTGGCCTGCCGCCTTCCAGACCAATTCGGTCATCAATGACCTCGCCTGGGACAGCGATAACTACGTCACCATGACCGACGTCACCGGCACCACCTTCGGCAGTGAGCATCGCCGGTCTCTGAACGAAAATAACTTTGACCAACTGGTACTGACCGGTAAGTGGGACGTATCTGACCGCCTCACATTGGACGGTCATATCGGCTATGAGAAGTCGACCTATGAGACTCCTTACGATGACAAGCTCTATATGCGCGCCAAGGGCAATCTGATTGCCAACTATGGTACTGACGGCCAGTCGGCGTCGTTCCAGTATCCGGGCTGGGATACCACTAACCCGGCCAACTATGCGATGGATTCCTTCTACTACCGTGGCTTCAATAACGCTTCGGAACTGCGCGAAGGTGTGCTGAACGGGCGGTATTCGCTGTCAGACGTGTGGACGGTGCGCGCCGGTCTCGCCTACCATAAGTTCTCGCAAGAGGGCATCGATCTGTTCTATGACGACAACGTCAATGGCACACGCGCCAAAATGCGCGGCACCTCCGTTGCCGACGTCACCTCGGTCTTCACGAACGATTTTGGGTCGTGGCTGATCGGCGATTACGCCAAGGCCTTTGCGAAATATAACGAATATCACCGCTTCGGGCCAAATACCGATGGCACCGGCGGCGCGCTTCAGGACATTGAAAACGTCTATGAAACTACCGAAGAAACCGTGTCAGCCTATGTTCAGGCGGACTGGGACAGCGAACTTATGGGTAAGCGCTTTCGCGGTAATATCGGCCTGCGCGGCTACTCGACCGACACCCGCAGCACCGGCTGGATACAGGGTGATAGTTACGCCTACCTCGGCACCACAGACGTAGAGGGCAGCTATTCAGGCGTATTGCCGGCTATGAACTCAGTGCTTGAAGTGACACCGGAAGTTCTGGTGCGCTTCTCCGCCACGCAGAACCTGAACCGTCCCGGACTGGGCTCCATGGCTGCGGAGGGCAGTGCGTTCCAGGATTCGGACTCTGGCGAGATTACGGCATCGCGCGGTAACCCTAACCTTGAGCCCTATAAGGACACCACGCTTGATCTGGCCGTGGAGTACTACTTTGGCAAGATGGGCCTGCTGTCGGCAGGTGTCTTCCAGAAGGAAATCAAGAACTACATCGGTTCTGTGACCCTCGAAGATATCCCCTTCAGCGAGACGGGCGTGCCGTTTGCGACCATTCCGGGTGCTACGGCGGATACCATCGTTTCTGAGTTCTCGATGCCGGTTAACATCGCAGGCAAGAATAAGCTGACGGGTATCGAACTTGTGGCTCAGGGTCAGTTCACCTTCCTGCCGGCGCCGTTCGATAATCTGGGCGCGGTCGCCAACTATACGAGTGTCGATGCCGATCAGGCCCTGACCGGCATATCGAAGACCAGCTACAATGCCACCATCTACTATGAAACCAGCCTGTGGGGTGCGCGCGCCTCGATGAGCCACCGTGATCGCTGGTATAGCGGCTATAGCGATGACGTTATGAGCGCCAGCACACGCGGCTTTGAGGGCGGCACCTATGTCGACGCGTCGGCCTTCTGGAACGTCAGTAGTGCCCTTCAGATCACCCTGAACGGGGTCAATCTGACCAACGAAAAGGACACGCAGTTCTGGGGACAGAACCGCTACCTCTATAACCAGAACCAAAGTGGTGCTACCTACATGCTGGGTCTAAGCTACAAGTTCTAAACCCGAGGGTCTTTGAAAAACCGGGCGCTTCACCTGTCCAAAGGGTGAAGCGCCTTTTTGAGTATTTCGGTCTATGATTATCTCCCATCGCCATCGTTTCATCTTTGCCGCCGTGCCCAAGACCGGCACCCATTCCGTGCGGCAGGCCCTGCGCGCGCATATGGGCGACGACGATGTTGAGCAGGCGGGGCTGTTCGTCAATAAGCGCTTCCCCTGGCAGGAACTGGCGGCGATCCGTCATGGTCATCTGTCTTTGCTGCAGGTGCGCCCGTACCTTGGTGACGAGGCTTTTGACAGCTATTTCAAGTTCGCTTTTGTGCGCAATCCCTTCGACCGCTTCGTCTCCTACTGCGCCTTTAT
Protein-coding regions in this window:
- a CDS encoding TonB-dependent receptor, producing the protein MKMLMTGAAAGALFFAAAPIYAQTDTTVTPQAGQGEDQAVETVVVTGFRGSLTRARQIKRESGIIKDVIVAEDMAKFPELNLAESMQRLPGVQINREAGEGRRISLRGLGPDFARVQLNGMEVLGNVDSAQDSRGQRSRDRAFDFNIFASELFSRVEVEKTFQAAQNEGGMAGTVGLFTGKPFDYATGSKGAISVKLGTNEYTKDTQPRIAGLFSRNWDNKFGVAVSVAYGKRETTEQGRNTYNYDNPSAATLQGLVTKGLDISNLSAAQQTKFLSGDLYFADGNRTSSWNAEQERLGITAAVQWRPTENLLLTLDALHGEFTTKRNEMHLATRPLSSTGSVAFDTAAGGVWPAAFQTNSVINDLAWDSDNYVTMTDVTGTTFGSEHRRSLNENNFDQLVLTGKWDVSDRLTLDGHIGYEKSTYETPYDDKLYMRAKGNLIANYGTDGQSASFQYPGWDTTNPANYAMDSFYYRGFNNASELREGVLNGRYSLSDVWTVRAGLAYHKFSQEGIDLFYDDNVNGTRAKMRGTSVADVTSVFTNDFGSWLIGDYAKAFAKYNEYHRFGPNTDGTGGALQDIENVYETTEETVSAYVQADWDSELMGKRFRGNIGLRGYSTDTRSTGWIQGDSYAYLGTTDVEGSYSGVLPAMNSVLEVTPEVLVRFSATQNLNRPGLGSMAAEGSAFQDSDSGEITASRGNPNLEPYKDTTLDLAVEYYFGKMGLLSAGVFQKEIKNYIGSVTLEDIPFSETGVPFATIPGATADTIVSEFSMPVNIAGKNKLTGIELVAQGQFTFLPAPFDNLGAVANYTSVDADQALTGISKTSYNATIYYETSLWGARASMSHRDRWYSGYSDDVMSASTRGFEGGTYVDASAFWNVSSALQITLNGVNLTNEKDTQFWGQNRYLYNQNQSGATYMLGLSYKF